A region of Thermobifida halotolerans DNA encodes the following proteins:
- the ftsH gene encoding ATP-dependent zinc metalloprotease FtsH: MNLKRLYRGPWLWFIAILLMLLVVSQFMGWGSGPEHVKTDTSRVFTLIEEDQVRDAKIIDKDQRIELTTVDGDLYEAYWVDGQGEDLAEALRANQDGNLEAYDVEVPGDNVWLSLLFSFLPLLLIIALFFFIMSQMQGGGSRVMNFGKSRAKLISKDTPKTTFSDVAGADEAIEELHEIKEFLQNPAKFQNLGAKIPKGVLLYGPPGTGKTLLARAVAGEAGVPFYSISGSDFVEMFVGVGASRVRDLFEQAKANAPAIIFIDEIDAVGRHRGAGMGGGHDEREQTLNQMLVEMDGFDVKGGVILIAATNRPDILDPALLRPGRFDRQIVVDRPDLEGRKGILKVHIQGKPTTPDVDLDVLARRTPGFTGADLANVVNEGALLAARRGQNQIDMAIFEEAIDRVMAGPERKSRVMSDAEKKVIAYHEGGHALVGHALPNADPVHKITILPRGRALGYTMSLPMEDKFLTSRSEMMDQLAMMLGGRAAEELVFHEPTTGAANDIDKATALARNMVTEYGMSERLGARKFGNGNTEPFLGREMAHSREYSEEIASLIDEEVRRLIEAAHDEAWEILVEYRDVLDELVLQLLDKETLSKEQVLEIFAPVRKRPSRGSYKGYGKRIPSDKPPVLTPKELALTGPQDVEGLIGGTNGRANATSDLTWDQRGNRESGSGDTNPENRP; the protein is encoded by the coding sequence ATGAATCTGAAGCGTTTGTACCGTGGACCGTGGCTGTGGTTCATTGCCATCCTGCTGATGCTGCTGGTGGTCTCCCAGTTCATGGGATGGGGCAGTGGACCCGAGCACGTCAAGACCGACACTTCGAGGGTCTTCACCCTGATCGAGGAGGACCAGGTCAGGGATGCCAAGATCATCGACAAGGATCAGCGGATCGAGCTGACCACCGTCGACGGTGATCTGTACGAGGCCTACTGGGTGGACGGCCAGGGCGAGGATCTCGCCGAGGCCCTCCGCGCCAACCAGGACGGCAACCTGGAGGCCTACGACGTCGAGGTCCCCGGCGACAACGTCTGGCTGTCCCTGCTGTTCAGCTTCCTTCCGCTGCTGCTGATCATCGCCCTCTTCTTCTTCATCATGAGCCAGATGCAGGGCGGCGGCTCCCGGGTCATGAACTTCGGCAAGTCCCGGGCCAAGCTGATCTCCAAGGACACGCCCAAGACCACCTTCTCCGACGTGGCGGGCGCGGACGAGGCCATCGAGGAACTCCACGAGATCAAGGAGTTCCTGCAGAACCCGGCCAAGTTCCAGAACCTGGGCGCCAAGATCCCCAAGGGCGTGCTCCTGTACGGTCCGCCCGGCACCGGCAAGACCCTGCTGGCGCGCGCCGTCGCGGGAGAGGCCGGGGTTCCGTTCTACTCCATCTCCGGCTCGGACTTCGTCGAGATGTTCGTCGGTGTGGGCGCCTCCCGCGTGCGCGACCTGTTCGAGCAGGCCAAGGCCAACGCCCCGGCGATCATCTTCATCGACGAGATCGACGCCGTCGGCCGACACCGCGGCGCGGGCATGGGCGGCGGCCACGACGAGCGCGAGCAGACCCTGAACCAGATGCTCGTGGAGATGGACGGCTTCGACGTCAAGGGCGGGGTCATCCTGATCGCCGCCACGAACCGTCCCGACATCCTCGACCCCGCCCTGCTGCGTCCGGGGCGCTTCGACCGGCAGATCGTCGTGGACCGACCCGACCTGGAGGGCCGCAAGGGCATCCTCAAGGTGCACATCCAGGGCAAGCCGACCACGCCCGACGTCGACCTCGACGTGCTCGCCCGGCGCACCCCCGGCTTCACCGGGGCCGACCTGGCCAACGTCGTCAACGAGGGCGCGCTGCTGGCGGCCCGGCGCGGACAGAACCAGATCGACATGGCCATCTTCGAGGAGGCCATCGACCGGGTCATGGCGGGACCGGAACGCAAGAGCCGGGTCATGTCGGACGCGGAGAAGAAGGTCATCGCCTACCACGAGGGCGGCCACGCCCTGGTGGGGCACGCACTGCCGAACGCCGACCCGGTGCACAAGATCACCATCCTGCCGCGCGGCCGTGCCCTGGGATACACCATGTCCCTGCCGATGGAGGACAAGTTCCTCACCTCGCGCTCGGAGATGATGGACCAGTTGGCCATGATGCTGGGCGGGCGCGCCGCGGAGGAGCTCGTCTTCCACGAGCCCACCACCGGTGCGGCCAACGACATCGACAAGGCCACCGCGCTCGCCCGCAACATGGTCACCGAGTACGGCATGAGCGAGCGGCTGGGCGCCCGCAAGTTCGGCAACGGCAACACCGAGCCGTTCCTGGGCCGTGAGATGGCGCACAGCCGCGAGTACTCCGAGGAGATCGCCTCCCTGATCGACGAGGAGGTGCGCCGCCTCATCGAGGCCGCCCACGACGAGGCCTGGGAGATCCTCGTCGAGTACCGGGACGTCCTCGACGAGCTGGTGCTGCAACTGCTGGACAAGGAGACCCTGTCCAAGGAGCAGGTCCTGGAGATCTTCGCGCCGGTGCGCAAGCGGCCGTCGCGCGGGTCCTACAAGGGCTACGGCAAGCGGATCCCCTCGGACAAGCCTCCGGTGCTCACCCCCAAGGAGCTCGCGCTGACGGGCCCCCAGGACGTCGAGGGCCTGATCGGTGGGACCAACGGCCGGGCGAACGCGA
- the hpt gene encoding hypoxanthine phosphoribosyltransferase, whose protein sequence is MDAKDMGSALDKILVTEEEIRTRTREMAAEIDADYAGRDLLLVGVLKGAVMVMADLARELHHPCEMDWMAVSSYGAGTTSSGVVRILKDLDTDIQGRNVLVVEDVIDSGLTLSWLIGNLRSRRPESVEICTMVRKPLALNIDLHVKYVGFDLPNEFIVGYGLDYAEKYRNLPFIGTLAAHMYD, encoded by the coding sequence GTGGACGCGAAGGACATGGGCTCCGCCCTGGACAAGATCCTGGTCACCGAGGAAGAGATCAGGACCCGGACCCGGGAGATGGCAGCCGAGATCGACGCCGACTACGCGGGCAGGGACCTGCTGCTCGTCGGTGTCCTCAAGGGCGCGGTCATGGTGATGGCAGACCTGGCGCGGGAGCTGCACCACCCCTGCGAGATGGACTGGATGGCGGTCTCCTCCTACGGCGCGGGCACCACGTCCTCGGGGGTGGTCCGCATCCTCAAGGATCTCGACACCGACATCCAGGGCCGCAACGTGCTGGTCGTCGAGGACGTCATCGACTCCGGACTGACCCTGTCGTGGCTGATCGGCAACCTCAGGTCGCGCCGTCCGGAGTCGGTGGAGATCTGCACCATGGTGCGCAAGCCCCTGGCGCTCAACATCGACCTGCACGTCAAGTACGTCGGTTTCGACCTGCCGAACGAGTTCATCGTCGGGTACGGTCTGGACTACGCCGAGAAGTACCGCAACCTGCCGTTCATCGGCACCCTCGCAGCGCACATGTACGACTGA
- the tilS gene encoding tRNA lysidine(34) synthetase TilS has product MSGPPPPVALVRAAVRRALDGLPAGALALVACSGGPDSLALAGAAAFVAPRLGLRAGGVTVDHGLQEGSAERADAVAAVLGGLGLDPVERIAVAVGTVGGPEGAARTARYAALEKAADAHGASAVLLGHTRDDQAETVLLRLARGSGARSLAAMSPRSGRYLRPLLELDRRTVHAAAGLMGLDPWSDPHNADPAYARSRVRHDALPALERVLGPGVAEALARTATLLRDDADALDEWADRAERQAGRGPTALDAAELAALPRAVRTRLLRRVALAAGCPAGALTAGHVFALDRLVTDWRGQAHVDLPGARRGRRTDGRIVVSADS; this is encoded by the coding sequence GTGAGCGGACCGCCGCCGCCCGTGGCGCTGGTGCGGGCGGCCGTGCGCCGCGCGCTGGACGGCCTGCCCGCCGGTGCGTTGGCGCTGGTGGCGTGCAGTGGCGGCCCCGACTCGCTGGCGCTGGCCGGAGCCGCCGCGTTCGTCGCGCCCCGCTTGGGGCTGCGTGCGGGCGGGGTCACCGTCGACCACGGACTCCAGGAGGGCTCGGCCGAACGCGCCGACGCGGTGGCCGCCGTGCTCGGCGGTCTGGGACTCGACCCGGTCGAGCGGATCGCCGTGGCCGTCGGGACGGTCGGCGGTCCCGAGGGAGCCGCCCGGACCGCCCGCTACGCCGCGCTGGAGAAGGCGGCCGACGCCCACGGCGCCTCCGCCGTCCTGCTCGGCCACACCCGCGACGACCAGGCCGAGACGGTGCTGCTGCGGCTGGCCCGGGGATCGGGCGCCCGTTCGCTGGCCGCCATGTCCCCCCGCTCGGGACGCTACCTGCGGCCCCTGCTGGAACTGGACCGGCGCACCGTGCACGCCGCGGCCGGACTCATGGGCCTCGACCCCTGGTCCGACCCGCACAACGCCGACCCCGCCTACGCCCGCTCACGGGTACGCCACGACGCACTGCCCGCCCTGGAGCGGGTGCTGGGGCCGGGGGTCGCCGAGGCGCTGGCCCGCACCGCCACCCTGCTGCGCGACGACGCCGACGCCCTGGACGAGTGGGCGGACCGGGCCGAGCGGCAGGCCGGGCGCGGGCCGACCGCCCTGGACGCCGCCGAACTGGCCGCCCTGCCCAGGGCGGTCCGCACCCGCCTGCTGCGCCGCGTCGCCCTGGCGGCCGGGTGCCCGGCGGGGGCCCTCACGGCGGGGCACGTCTTCGCGCTGGACCGGCTGGTCACCGACTGGAGGGGACAGGCCCACGTCGACCTCCCCGGGGCCCGCCGGGGCCGCAGGACCGACGGGCGGATCGTCGTCTCCGCCGACAGTTGA
- a CDS encoding zinc-dependent metalloprotease, whose translation MIDWEVAVNTGVRLVRPGPQISLTEARQAVAQLRELSVTAQAHVREFTGMNSLEPVGPAAVVDRPGWIRANVDGFRVVLDPILDTLGPSGPKDSPVGTITTAVGSRVTGAQLGAVLSYLAGRVLGQYELFLPPDPEGRAPAGRLTLVAPNIVHAERELDVDPHDFRLWVCLHEETHRTQFTANPWLRGHVQQLMTDYLRASNLSAFDFLDRLRAVGEAVAEVVRGNEANLIDVFQSEEQSEILDRITAVMTLAEGHGDYVMDAVGPQVVPSVAEIRRRFQRRREGGNRLDKVIRQLLGLELKMKQYEEGSAFVRAVVARVGMADFNRVWESPETLPTLAEIRDPDAWIARVVHPPLPIPPGGESESE comes from the coding sequence TTGATCGACTGGGAAGTAGCCGTCAACACCGGTGTCCGCCTCGTGCGGCCCGGGCCGCAGATCAGCCTCACCGAGGCTCGACAGGCAGTGGCCCAGCTGCGCGAACTCTCGGTGACCGCGCAGGCCCACGTGCGCGAGTTCACCGGCATGAACAGTCTCGAACCCGTAGGCCCCGCAGCCGTCGTCGACCGCCCTGGATGGATCCGGGCGAATGTCGACGGTTTCCGGGTGGTTCTGGACCCCATCCTCGACACTCTCGGCCCCTCGGGCCCGAAGGACTCTCCCGTCGGCACCATCACCACGGCGGTCGGCTCCCGGGTCACCGGGGCGCAACTCGGCGCGGTGCTCTCCTACCTCGCCGGGCGGGTGCTCGGCCAGTACGAGCTGTTCCTGCCGCCCGACCCCGAGGGCAGGGCCCCGGCCGGCCGCCTCACCCTCGTGGCGCCCAACATCGTGCACGCCGAACGCGAACTCGACGTCGACCCGCACGACTTCCGCCTGTGGGTGTGCCTGCACGAGGAGACGCACCGCACCCAGTTCACCGCCAACCCGTGGCTGCGCGGCCACGTGCAGCAGTTGATGACCGACTACCTGCGCGCGTCCAACCTCAGCGCCTTCGACTTCCTGGACCGGCTGCGCGCGGTCGGCGAGGCGGTCGCCGAGGTGGTCCGCGGCAACGAGGCCAACCTCATCGACGTCTTCCAGAGCGAGGAGCAGAGCGAGATCCTCGACCGCATCACCGCGGTCATGACCCTGGCCGAAGGGCACGGCGACTACGTGATGGACGCGGTCGGCCCCCAGGTGGTGCCGAGCGTGGCCGAGATCCGCCGCCGCTTCCAGCGCCGCCGCGAAGGCGGCAACCGGCTCGACAAGGTCATCCGCCAACTGCTCGGCCTCGAACTGAAGATGAAGCAGTACGAGGAGGGCTCGGCCTTCGTGCGCGCGGTGGTCGCCCGGGTCGGCATGGCCGACTTCAACCGGGTCTGGGAGTCCCCCGAGACGCTGCCCACCCTGGCCGAGATCCGCGACCCCGACGCCTGGATCGCCCGCGTCGTCCACCCGCCGCTGCCGATCCCGCCGGGTGGGGAATCCGAGTCCGAGTAA
- a CDS encoding sigma-70 family RNA polymerase sigma factor, which yields MPMTDRELLQALRSGGSTTAQTCGLLFDAYGAELYEHCRNTLDDDAAAQSALRDTVIVALAHIGRLSDPDLLRDWLLALADAECARHEAAASQWREQDHDGKPPRAALTGVSSVTQPAALRVRVLSGVITPELAEYRSLVAARGNHFDRRGFPLPASARRSPGPCSYLVPGLIAGVGAVVALVVVLFQLVSRTVL from the coding sequence ATGCCCATGACGGACCGTGAGCTTCTCCAGGCTCTGCGATCGGGTGGCTCCACCACGGCACAGACCTGCGGCCTGCTCTTCGACGCCTACGGCGCGGAACTCTACGAGCACTGCCGGAACACGCTCGACGACGACGCCGCCGCGCAGAGCGCACTACGCGACACCGTCATCGTCGCCCTGGCGCACATCGGCAGGCTGTCCGATCCCGACCTGCTGCGGGACTGGCTCCTCGCCCTCGCCGACGCCGAGTGCGCGCGGCACGAGGCGGCCGCGTCGCAGTGGAGGGAACAGGACCACGACGGGAAGCCGCCGCGGGCCGCGCTGACCGGAGTCTCGTCCGTGACACAGCCCGCGGCACTGCGTGTGCGGGTTCTCAGCGGAGTGATCACCCCGGAACTGGCCGAGTACCGCAGCCTTGTGGCGGCCAGGGGCAATCACTTCGACCGGAGGGGTTTTCCACTTCCCGCCTCGGCCAGGCGTTCCCCGGGGCCCTGCTCCTACCTGGTTCCCGGGCTGATCGCCGGCGTCGGCGCGGTGGTGGCACTGGTCGTCGTACTGTTTCAACTGGTCAGCCGCACGGTTCTGTGA